In Synechocystis sp. PCC 6714, the following are encoded in one genomic region:
- the trpD gene encoding anthranilate phosphoribosyltransferase translates to MNTAALPHWPLFLQQLLDRQSLTRQQAVQLMQGWLDEDIPPALSGAILAAIQAKGLDPEELTGMAQVLQEQSQEIQAYPPLGTLVDTCGTGGDGSSTFNISTAVAFVVAAGGVKVAKHGNRSASSKVGSADVLEALGVNLQAESDQVAAAVAEVGITFLFAPGWHPALKSVAPIRKTLKVRTVFNLLGPLVNPLRPTGQVIGVYSPDFLTVMAIALKNLGCTKAFVLHGREKLDEAGLGAPTDMASFNEGDVITQALDPQDYDLTLAPLTALKGGDVTENVAILSQVLQGKGTQAQIDAVALNASLAFQVGNAVPWGDHGQGISLAKDILSQGAGWDKLQQLVTFLQSYS, encoded by the coding sequence GTGAATACCGCGGCTCTCCCCCATTGGCCCCTTTTTCTCCAACAGTTGTTGGATCGACAATCCCTCACCCGTCAGCAGGCGGTGCAGTTGATGCAGGGTTGGCTCGATGAGGACATTCCACCGGCTCTTTCCGGAGCCATACTGGCGGCAATTCAAGCCAAGGGATTAGATCCCGAAGAACTGACAGGCATGGCCCAGGTGCTTCAGGAACAATCCCAAGAAATCCAAGCCTATCCGCCCTTGGGAACTTTGGTAGATACCTGTGGCACTGGGGGAGATGGTTCTTCCACTTTTAATATTTCCACAGCGGTGGCTTTTGTGGTGGCCGCAGGGGGAGTCAAGGTCGCTAAACATGGCAACCGTTCAGCATCTAGTAAAGTTGGTTCGGCCGATGTTTTAGAAGCCTTGGGGGTCAATCTCCAGGCCGAGTCGGATCAAGTGGCGGCGGCAGTGGCAGAAGTGGGCATTACTTTCCTATTTGCCCCAGGTTGGCATCCAGCCTTAAAAAGCGTGGCCCCAATTCGCAAAACCCTTAAAGTCCGCACGGTTTTTAATCTTTTGGGTCCCCTGGTTAATCCCCTCCGTCCTACGGGCCAGGTGATTGGTGTTTATTCACCGGATTTTCTTACTGTCATGGCGATCGCCTTGAAGAATTTGGGCTGCACTAAGGCTTTTGTACTTCATGGCCGGGAAAAATTGGACGAAGCAGGATTGGGGGCCCCCACAGACATGGCCAGTTTCAACGAAGGAGATGTAATCACCCAAGCATTAGACCCCCAGGATTATGACTTAACCCTGGCCCCTTTGACAGCCTTAAAGGGAGGGGATGTGACGGAAAATGTGGCCATTCTCAGCCAAGTTTTGCAGGGAAAGGGAACCCAAGCTCAGATTGATGCGGTGGCCTTGAATGCGTCTTTAGCTTTTCAGGTGGGCAATGCCGTCCCCTGGGGAGACCATGGCCAGGGTATTAGCCTTGCAAAGGATATTTTGAGTCAAGGAGCAGGCTGGGATAAATTGCAACAATTGGTGACGTTTTTGCAAAGTTATAGTTGA
- the cobJ gene encoding precorrin-3B C(17)-methyltransferase: protein MKNFHPLTAIAVTPQAARLLLPIVEMLTGKLLLSESLAQELELGKNSVVETYSNSLATAVQERWNNHQAFIFGLATGAVVRLIAPLLQGKQSDPAVLVVDAMGQSVISLLSGHQGGGDRLAQIVAEQLGGQAILTGGANGLGQIAVDCLGVPFGWRRGKGDWTGVSAALAAQKSVAVQQTAGSTLWQGHLPNGHSFNFSGTGAAVATLSITVQERDLEQQNKPRVQWHPRLLWIGLGCVRGTNLALLEQALLGVLGQENLSPLAIAGLASVDLKADEVGIQQLASKYELPFFTFAPEQLTCQSVPNPSDVVRQEVGTPSVAEAAALTAAQVYGRGGKLIVEKVIVKQDQQAVTVAIARGEREYIGKQGQLWLVGTGPGELNQISPAARTAIREADVLIGYGLYLDLIDPLRRPGQICETFPLTQERQRCQRAIELAQWGLTVAVLSSGDCGIYGMAGLVLEELEKLNWNGQTPAVEVFPGISAFQAAAARVGAPLMHDFCAISLSDLLTPKEKILQRLTAAAQADFVTALYNPKSQKRTVLIEQAQAIFLQWRSPTTPVALVRSVYRQDESIMRTTLAEMLNFPIDMLTVVLIGNSNTYNYQDYFITPRGYYANA, encoded by the coding sequence TTGAAAAATTTCCATCCCCTCACGGCGATCGCCGTCACCCCCCAAGCCGCTAGGTTACTTCTGCCCATAGTGGAAATGTTAACGGGAAAATTACTTCTATCAGAATCCTTGGCTCAGGAATTAGAGCTGGGTAAAAACTCCGTAGTGGAAACCTACAGCAATTCTTTAGCAACGGCTGTGCAAGAAAGATGGAACAACCATCAAGCCTTTATTTTCGGTTTAGCCACGGGGGCCGTAGTCCGTTTAATTGCCCCTTTGTTGCAAGGTAAGCAAAGTGATCCGGCGGTACTGGTGGTGGATGCCATGGGCCAATCGGTGATTAGTTTACTCAGTGGGCACCAAGGGGGTGGCGATCGCCTAGCGCAGATAGTGGCGGAACAGTTGGGGGGACAAGCAATTCTCACCGGCGGGGCCAATGGGTTGGGACAAATAGCGGTGGATTGTTTGGGGGTTCCCTTTGGTTGGCGCAGGGGTAAAGGGGATTGGACAGGAGTCAGTGCGGCTTTAGCTGCTCAAAAATCAGTGGCGGTTCAACAAACAGCAGGGTCAACTCTATGGCAAGGCCATTTACCAAACGGCCATAGTTTTAACTTTTCTGGAACTGGGGCAGCGGTAGCAACTTTATCGATTACTGTTCAGGAAAGGGATCTGGAACAACAGAATAAACCCAGGGTTCAATGGCATCCCCGACTATTATGGATTGGTCTAGGCTGTGTGCGGGGTACGAATTTAGCTTTGTTAGAACAGGCTTTGCTAGGAGTTTTAGGACAGGAAAATTTAAGCCCTTTGGCGATCGCCGGCCTGGCCAGTGTGGATTTAAAAGCCGATGAAGTGGGCATTCAGCAATTGGCTAGCAAATATGAGTTACCCTTTTTTACCTTTGCCCCGGAACAGTTAACTTGCCAGTCGGTACCAAACCCTTCCGATGTGGTTCGTCAAGAAGTGGGTACTCCCAGTGTGGCGGAAGCGGCGGCCCTAACGGCGGCCCAGGTTTATGGTCGAGGCGGAAAACTAATTGTCGAAAAAGTCATTGTCAAACAGGATCAGCAAGCAGTAACAGTGGCGATCGCCAGGGGAGAGCGGGAATATATCGGTAAACAGGGGCAGTTATGGTTGGTGGGCACTGGGCCGGGAGAGTTAAATCAAATTTCCCCGGCGGCCCGCACGGCCATTCGAGAAGCGGATGTGCTGATTGGTTATGGACTTTACTTAGATTTGATTGACCCCCTCAGGCGACCTGGACAAATTTGCGAAACCTTTCCCCTCACCCAGGAACGGCAACGCTGTCAGCGGGCCATTGAGTTGGCCCAATGGGGGTTAACCGTAGCGGTGTTATCCTCCGGGGATTGCGGCATTTACGGCATGGCGGGGCTGGTGCTGGAAGAATTGGAAAAATTAAATTGGAATGGGCAAACCCCCGCAGTAGAAGTTTTTCCCGGCATTAGTGCCTTTCAAGCAGCGGCGGCCCGGGTGGGGGCTCCCCTGATGCACGACTTTTGCGCCATTAGCCTCAGCGATTTACTTACCCCCAAAGAAAAAATTCTGCAACGGTTAACGGCGGCGGCCCAGGCGGATTTTGTCACCGCTTTGTACAACCCCAAATCCCAAAAGCGCACTGTGTTGATTGAGCAAGCCCAGGCTATTTTCCTACAATGGCGATCGCCAACAACTCCGGTGGCCCTAGTGCGTTCTGTTTATCGCCAAGACGAAAGTATTATGCGTACCACGTTAGCTGAGATGCTGAACTTTCCCATTGATATGCTGACAGTGGTGCTCATCGGCAACAGCAACACCTACAACTATCAAGATTATTTCATTACCCCCAGGGGCTATTACGCCAATGCTTAG
- a CDS encoding Ycf66 family protein, with protein MLALMLSGAVVLASLAFFFSAFFAPKLHRKDDFLWSGVGFFYGLVLWNCAQRFTGAILLGQAAAVVLVLAFAWQTLRLRAAIAKHAIVEIPSFSLLDWLAGGLQRKPKVKTPVTVDDQKTPTKDKDNPEVEPVVEAVKQDLPETVQKPELVADSAPVAERVPEAIDQEQAHADLSAEVESVIETAETLVEELNDAAETVAEELVEKAEATVTKITEMAPLAPDQPETPTVEPAPDQSQSEEALLKKPKSKLFQRLFGRKKAAVPPAQPKQSQPETVEQRVSIEPESSTNQNNDWDDGEDWGEDPPSTENFSPVVENSDEVTDDNQENDETKVIAVVETVQIKQIKQQISLIELPDSENTNTEETLAAALTEEDQITQEEIVVDEVIAPIAEATAVEELPHPEINIEQDIDLNGLDEIETEPEEVREIGEAIASELEEVPEQTTDGDETTVNTDNVEEEETQNEEEEPTQEKQNWADG; from the coding sequence ATGTTGGCGTTGATGCTATCCGGTGCAGTGGTCTTAGCCAGTCTAGCTTTTTTCTTTTCGGCATTTTTTGCTCCCAAACTGCATCGCAAGGACGATTTTCTTTGGAGTGGCGTGGGCTTTTTCTACGGCCTAGTGCTCTGGAACTGTGCCCAGCGTTTTACTGGAGCTATCCTTCTCGGACAAGCGGCCGCGGTAGTATTGGTGCTGGCCTTTGCCTGGCAAACCCTACGACTCCGGGCGGCGATCGCCAAGCATGCCATTGTCGAAATTCCTAGTTTTTCCCTGTTGGATTGGCTAGCTGGCGGTTTGCAACGTAAACCCAAGGTTAAAACTCCCGTCACCGTTGACGATCAAAAGACTCCAACAAAAGATAAAGACAACCCTGAAGTTGAACCTGTGGTAGAGGCAGTTAAGCAGGACTTGCCGGAAACTGTTCAAAAACCGGAGTTGGTTGCAGATTCTGCCCCAGTGGCGGAAAGGGTTCCTGAAGCCATTGACCAGGAACAGGCCCATGCCGACCTGTCGGCGGAAGTAGAAAGTGTGATCGAAACGGCGGAAACATTGGTGGAAGAGCTGAATGATGCCGCTGAAACCGTCGCTGAAGAGCTGGTGGAAAAAGCCGAAGCAACAGTGACAAAAATCACAGAAATGGCTCCACTAGCCCCCGATCAGCCGGAAACCCCAACGGTTGAACCTGCCCCTGATCAATCGCAATCAGAAGAGGCTCTGCTCAAAAAACCCAAATCCAAACTATTCCAACGTTTATTTGGCCGCAAAAAGGCAGCAGTTCCGCCGGCACAGCCCAAACAATCCCAGCCGGAAACGGTGGAGCAGAGAGTAAGTATTGAGCCAGAGAGTTCCACCAATCAAAACAATGACTGGGATGATGGCGAAGATTGGGGCGAGGATCCACCATCGACAGAAAACTTTAGTCCTGTTGTGGAAAATTCCGATGAAGTCACCGATGATAACCAAGAAAATGATGAGACCAAGGTAATTGCTGTGGTGGAAACGGTGCAAATTAAGCAAATTAAACAGCAAATTAGCTTAATTGAGTTACCCGATTCAGAAAATACAAATACAGAGGAAACGCTGGCAGCTGCTTTAACCGAGGAGGATCAAATAACCCAGGAGGAAATAGTAGTAGATGAGGTTATTGCTCCGATTGCTGAGGCAACGGCGGTGGAAGAACTCCCCCACCCCGAAATCAACATTGAGCAAGACATAGACCTCAACGGGCTTGATGAAATCGAAACAGAACCAGAAGAAGTTAGAGAAATTGGTGAGGCGATCGCCAGTGAGCTAGAAGAGGTTCCAGAGCAAACGACTGATGGCGACGAAACTACGGTCAATACAGACAACGTAGAGGAAGAAGAAACCCAGAATGAAGAGGAAGAGCCGACCCAAGAAAAGCAAAATTGGGCTGATGGTTAA
- the rpmB gene encoding 50S ribosomal protein L28 yields the protein MARRCQLTGKKANNGFAVSHSHRRTKKLQQANLQWKRVWWPEGNRFVRLRLSTTAIKTLESKGINAMAKEAGINLNKF from the coding sequence ATGGCCCGTCGCTGTCAACTAACTGGGAAAAAAGCTAATAACGGTTTTGCCGTATCCCACTCCCACCGTCGCACCAAGAAATTACAACAGGCGAATTTGCAATGGAAACGGGTTTGGTGGCCCGAAGGAAATCGGTTTGTACGTCTGCGTCTTTCCACCACTGCCATTAAAACTTTGGAATCCAAAGGCATCAACGCCATGGCCAAGGAAGCGGGCATCAACTTGAATAAATTCTAG
- the deoC gene encoding deoxyribose-phosphate aldolase produces the protein MQKSRQLDLASYIDHAALDPATTNEAIAACCAQALHHKFAAVCLYPSALPQAVELLRGKKVEICAVIGFPSGASTSSSKLYEAQEAAELGATELDVVINLGLLKSGNTEAVYNDIAPIVESTGLTVKAILEMGRLTEPEKRLAAEICLDAGVQYLKTSTGLGKGATVADVRLLHQISQGRVGIKASGGIRTVEQAIELIEAGANRLGTSRGVDLIQQQRQLWEQS, from the coding sequence ATGCAAAAATCCCGCCAATTAGACCTCGCTTCCTACATTGACCATGCCGCCCTAGACCCTGCCACCACCAACGAGGCGATCGCCGCCTGCTGTGCCCAGGCCCTACACCATAAATTTGCCGCAGTGTGCCTCTACCCCAGTGCTCTCCCCCAAGCGGTTGAATTATTGAGGGGAAAAAAGGTGGAAATCTGTGCAGTGATTGGTTTTCCTTCTGGTGCGAGCACCAGCAGTAGTAAGCTTTACGAAGCCCAAGAAGCAGCAGAACTAGGAGCCACTGAATTAGATGTGGTAATTAATCTAGGCTTGCTCAAATCCGGTAACACTGAAGCTGTTTATAATGACATCGCCCCCATTGTGGAATCCACGGGGCTAACGGTCAAAGCCATCCTAGAAATGGGCCGACTAACAGAACCAGAAAAAAGATTAGCAGCGGAGATTTGCTTGGATGCAGGGGTACAATATCTTAAAACCAGTACAGGCTTGGGCAAAGGGGCCACCGTTGCCGACGTACGACTGTTGCATCAAATTAGCCAAGGGCGGGTGGGCATTAAAGCTTCTGGGGGCATCCGCACCGTTGAGCAGGCTATAGAACTAATTGAAGCAGGGGCTAACCGTTTGGGCACTTCCCGGGGGGTGGATTTAATTCAGCAACAACGGCAATTGTGGGAGCAAAGTTAA
- a CDS encoding heme oxygenase (biliverdin-producing), protein MSVNLASQLREGTKKSHSMAENVGFVKCFLKGVVEKNSYRKLVGNLYFVYSAMEEEMAKLKDHPILSHIYFPELNRKQSLEQDLQFYYGSNWRQEVKISTAGQAYVDRVREVAATAPELLVAHSYTRYLGDLSGGQILKKIAQNAMNLHDGGTAFYEFADITDEKAFKNTYRQAMNDLPIDQATAERIVEEANAAFAMNMKMFNELEGNLIKAIGIMVFNSLTRRRSQGSTEVGLATSES, encoded by the coding sequence ATGAGCGTCAACTTAGCTTCCCAGTTGCGTGAAGGGACCAAAAAGTCCCACTCCATGGCGGAGAACGTCGGCTTTGTCAAATGTTTTCTCAAGGGTGTTGTCGAGAAAAATTCCTACCGTAAGCTGGTTGGCAACCTCTACTTTGTTTACAGTGCCATGGAAGAGGAAATGGCTAAGCTCAAAGATCATCCTATCCTCTCCCACATTTACTTTCCCGAATTAAACCGTAAACAAAGTTTAGAGCAGGATTTGCAATTCTATTACGGCTCCAACTGGCGTCAAGAAGTGAAAATTTCCACCGCCGGCCAGGCCTATGTGGACCGAGTGCGGGAAGTGGCCGCCACTGCCCCTGAATTGTTGGTGGCCCATTCCTATACCCGTTACCTAGGGGATTTGTCCGGTGGTCAAATTCTCAAGAAAATTGCTCAGAATGCCATGAATCTCCACGATGGCGGCACCGCGTTTTATGAGTTTGCCGACATTACTGACGAAAAGGCTTTCAAAAATACCTATCGTCAGGCCATGAATGACCTGCCCATTGACCAAGCTACAGCAGAGCGAATTGTGGAAGAAGCCAATGCCGCCTTTGCCATGAACATGAAAATGTTCAACGAACTCGAAGGCAATCTAATCAAGGCGATCGGCATTATGGTCTTTAACAGTCTCACCCGTCGCCGCAGTCAGGGCAGTACCGAAGTTGGTTTAGCTACCTCCGAAAGCTAG